CGTCCTGGTGCCGCTGGACTCCACCGCCGACACCAGCAACACCCCGGCCAGCAAGTCCGTCGTGGTCCGTCTGGAACAATCGTCCACCGACTGAGCGTTTGCTCAGGAGTCCGGCGCTCCTCCGCCGGCGGCGCAGGCGATCGACGACGAACGGAGCCCCATGGGCGAGCAGCACTACGCGAAGTTCCCGCAAGCGGTCATCGACGAGTACGCGAACCTCGGCATCGACCTGGTCGCGATGTTCTCGGCGGGCCACCTGGGCACCCGGATGGGCGTACAGATCGTGGAGGCCTCGGCGGACCGGGTCGTCGGCACGATGCCGGTGGAGGGCAACACCCAGCCGTACGGGCTGCTGCACGGCGGCGCGTCCGCCGTGCTGGCGGAGACGCTGGGCTCGGTCGGCTCCATGCTGCACGCCGGCAGCTCCAAGATCGCCGTCGGTGTGGACCTGAACTGCACCCATCACCGGGGCGCACGGTCCGGCCTGGTGACAGGTGTCGCCACACCGCTGCACCGGGGCCGCTCGACGGCGACGTACGAGATCGTGATCAGCGACGAGGACGGCAAGCGGGTCTGCACCGCCCGGCTGACCTGCCTGCTGCGGGACGCCCCCACCGCCCCGGGCGCGAAGGCCCGGACGGCCGAGTGACCCGTGCGGACGAGGGGCGGGCCCGGGCGGCGACCTGTTCGCCTCTGGTCCGCCGGGGCGCGCAGGCCCTAGCGTCGGGGCATGGCAACGGGAGGAGCCCCCTGGCCGGGGGCGGTGCTCGGGCCGGCGCTGCTGATCGGCGTCCTGGTCACCGGGTGCGCGGGGGCGGAAAAGGCGGACGGGGCCGCGGGCCCCTCGACGGCCGCGCGCGGCGGCGGCTCGCCGTCGCCGTCGGCCACCCCGCCCGAGGAACTGTGCGCGAAGCTCGTCTCGCACTGGTCGCTGGAGGTGCTGGACGGCGACACCTATGGGGACTATCAGTCCATGGGACTGTCGAACGGGCAGTACGACATCCTGCGGGAGGTCGTCGACGAGGCGCGGGCCGAGAAGAAGCGCGCGGGCGCCACGGCGGCCCGGCGGCTGATCGAGCGGCGGGCCCGCGCGGGCTGCGAGGAGTGGTACCGCTCGGGCGGCCCGGGCGAGGGGCCCTGGAGTTGAGCGGGGTCGGCCCCGTGGAGCCGGGCGAGGGCACGCGCGCGTGGGACGCGGCGGACGATCCGGCGGACGCGCACGGCCCGCCCCCACCGGAGTCGCCGCGCGCACGGTACGCCCAGGCGTACGCCCGGCACCGCCGGGCCGTGCTCGCGGGCGCGGCGGCGGTCGTCGTGCTCGCGGGCGGCGGCTACCTCTACGCGACCCGGCCCACCCAGGCCCCGACGCCGGAGCCGACACCGCGGGAGACGCCGTACCCCTCCCAGGCCATCGTCGTCAGCTACGTCGGCCCGGTGACGCACTCCGGCCGGGCGCCGCGCGGACGCTTCGATTTCGAGGTGCGGCTGAGCGTGCGGTACGGCCCCCCGATCACCGTGGAACGGATGACCCAGCCCTACGCGGGCCTGTCGCTGCGCACGGACCCGCGCACTCCGCTCCGGATCGGGACGAAAGACGCCCGAAAGATCCTCGTCACCATGCGCGTCACCGAATGCGGGAAAGCACCGGAGAACGCCGGACTTCCATTCCTGGATGTAACTCTGCGTAATACGCGCGCAATAGAAGCGCACAGTTTCATCTTGGGCGAGCGCTACGCACAGGACCTCTCCGACGCCCTTCGAGTCGCCTGTGGCAACGATTCCGCGTCATCACCAAAAAGCTGAACACTCCTGAACCTACCCGCGTCGACCCTGCACGTTCTCACTATGCGGACAGGGCGAATCGGCCTGAATTCCGCGCAACCGCCCACTGAGTACCGCTCTGCATTACCTCGTGTCATAACAAGAGCGTCACAGCCTTGGTCAGACTCTCCTCCACGTTGTCCACACACGCTTAGAGTCACGGCCAGTCACCGCGCCAACGGAATCGAAGTCACGTCTTCGGCCCAGCGCTCGACTCGGCCACTTCCAACAGGAAGGGCCGTGCCAGGGAAAGGACTGATCGTGCGTCAACGTTCGCTCATCGCCATCACCGCCGCGCTGGCGGCGGGAGCACTCACTCTCACCGCCTGTGGTTCGCGCGACGAGGACAAGGGCGGCTCGGACACCGGCAGTGGCACCACTGTCGTCATCGGCGTCGACGCCCCGCTGACCGGTGACCTCTCGGCGCTGGGCCTCGGCATCAAGAACTCCGCCGACCTCGCCGCCAAGACCGCCAACAAGGACAAGTACGTCGAGGGCATAACCTTCAAGATCGAAGCCCTCGACGACCAGGCGCAGCCCTCCTCGGGCCAGCAGAACGCCACCACGTTCGTCGCCAACAAGGACGTCCTCGGCGTCGTCGGCCCGCTGAACTCCTCGGTCGCCGAGTCCATGCAGAAGGTCTTCGACGACGCCAAGCTCGTCGAGGTCTCCCCGGCCAACACCGGCCCGACCCTGACCCAGGGCGCCGACTGGCAGACCAAGAAGGTCCGCCCGTACAAGTCGTACTTCCGCACCGCGACCACGGACGCCATCCAGGGCCCGTTCGCCGCGCAGTACCTGTACAACAAGGCCAAGAAGACCAAGGTCTTCGTCATCGACGACAAGAAGACCTACGGCGCCGGCCTGGCCGCCACCTTCACCGACGAGTTCAAGAAGCTCGGCGGCAAGGTCGTCGGCACCGAGCACATCGACCCCGAGACCAAGGACTTCTCCACGGTCGCCACCAAGGTCAAGAACTCCGGCGCCGACGTCGTCTACTACGGCGGCGAGTACCCGCAGTCCGGCCCGCTGACCAAGCAGATCAAGGCCGCAGGCGCCAAGATCCCGGTCGCCGGCGGCGACGGCATGTACGACCCGACCTACATCGAGCTCGGCGGCAGCGCCAGCACCGGCGACTTCGCCACCTCCGTCGGCGCCCCCGTCGAGGAACTCCCCTCCGCCAAGACCTTCATCGAGGACTACAAGGCCGGCGGCTACAAGGAGCCCTACGCGGCCTACGGCGGCTACTCCTACGACTCCGCCTGGGCGATCATCGAAGCCGTGAAGAAGGTCGTCGAGGACAACGACGGCAAGCTTCCCAGCGACGCCCGCGCCAAGATCACCGAGGCCATGCAGAACATCTCCTTCGACGGCGTGACCGGCAAGGTCTCCTTCGACGAGTACGGCGACACGACCAACAAGCAGCTCACCGTCTACAAGGTCGAGGGCGGCGAGTGGAAGGCGGTCGACTCCGGTACCTACACCGGCTGACCCAACCCGCACACACCTGAGCCGCGCGGGGCGCTGCACCACAGCGCCCCGCGCGGACTCACATCCGGTCACATTCGTCGAACATCCGAAAGTCTCGGAGGACATGCGGTGAACGAACTGCCGCAGCAGCTGGTCAACGGCCTGCTACTAGGATCCATGTACGGGCTGGTCGCCATCGGCTACACGATGGTCTATGGCATCGTCCAGCTCATCAACTTCGCCCACGGTGAGATATTCATGCTGGGCGGCTTCGGCGCCATCACGGTCTATCTCTACGTACTGCCCGACGGCACGAGCATGTGGGTCGCACTCCCGCTGATGCTCGTCGGAGGCATCATCGTCGCCGTGCTCGCCGCCGTGGGAGCGGAACGCCTGGCCTACCGGCCCCTGCGCACCGCCCCCCGCCTCGCCCCCCTCATCACCGCCATCGGCCTCTCCCTGGCCCTCCAGCAGGCCGTGTGGGCGTGGTACCCGGACGCCAAGGAGTCCATCAACTTCCCGCACATCGACGGCGGGCCCTTCGAGATCGGCAACGTCACCATCCAGACCGGTGACATCTTCCTGCTCGTCGCCGCCCCGATCAGCATGGCGATCCTCGCCTACTTCGTCATGAAGACCCGCACCGGCCGCGGCATGCAGGCCACCGCGCAGGACCCCGACACCGCCAAGCTCATGGGCATCAACACCGACCGCATCATCGTGGTCGCCTTCGCCCTCGGCGCCGCGTTCGCCGCCGTCGGAGCCGTCGCCTACGGCCTCAAGTACGGCCAGGTCCAGTTCCGCATGGGCTTCATCCTCGGCCTCAAGGCCTTCACCGCGGCCGTCCTCGGCGGCATCGGCAACATCTACGGCGCCATGCTCGGCGGCGTCGTCCTCGGCCTCGCCGAAGCCCTCTCCACCGCCTACATCGCCGACATCCCCGGCATGGAGCAGTTCGGCAGCCAGTCCTGGGCCAACGTCTGGGCGTTCGTACTCCTCATCCTCGTCCTCCTGTTCAGGCCCCAGGGCCTGCTCGGAGAGCGCGTGGCGGACAGGGCGTGACACCGATGACCACCAACACCACCGCGGCCACCGCAGCCGCCGCCAAGCACGACACCACCCCCCGGGGCCTCGTCGGCATCCCCGAGAACATCGGCCGCGCCCTCGCCACCGGCGGCGGCGTCCTCGCCGTGATCTCCACCTTCCTCGCCTGGACCTGGACCTCCGCCTTCCCCGGCGACCTCACCTTCTACGGCTACCCCGGCGGCCTCCAGGTCCTCGTCCTCATCGGCGGCGCCCTCACGGCTCTCTTCGGCCTCGCCTCCTACGGCATCAAGGGCCTGCGCTGGCTCGTCCCCGCCGGCGCCGACAGCTCCATCAAGCTCGCCGCGCTCGGCACCTTCGTCACCGCCTGGTACACGATCCTCGCGATCAGCATCCAGCTCGGCGGCCTCGTCAACCTCGAACCCGGCGGCTACGTCGCGGCCCTCGCCACCCTCGCCGCCCTCCTCGGCGCCCTCGCCCTGCCGTTCGAACGACCGGCACCCGAGACCGCCGACCCCGAGGACACCGCCTGGGAACAGTTCCTGCTCGGCGCACGCAACGCCCGCGCCGTCATGAAGGCCTGCTTCGCCACCGGCACCGCCGCACCCGCCCGCAAGCTCCCCGCCTACGCCGAGATCCTGATCATCGTCGCGGCCATGGCACTGGGCCTGCTCGTCTTCACCTACGGCATCGGCACCGAGTACGACGAACTCTTCGTCGGCTTCCTCATCACCGCCGGCTTCGCCATCGGCGCCCTCTCCAAGGCCGGCCTCGTCGCCCGGGTCTCCGCCGTCACCGCCAAGCACCGCACGGTCACCATGATCGGCGCGTTCACCGCGGCCGCCGCGTTCCCCTTCACCCAGTCCGACGACCAGTACGCGACCATCGGCGTCTACATCCTGATCTTCGCCACCGTCGCCCTCGGCCTCAACATCGTCGTCGGCCTCGCCGGCCTCCTCGACCTCGGATACGTCGCCTTCCTCGGCGTCGGCGCCTACACCGCGGCCATGGTCTCCGGCTCCCCCTCCTCCCCCTTCGACATCCACCTGCCGTTCTGGGCCAGCGCCATCCTCGGCGCCGTCGTCGCCATGATCTTCGGCGTCATCATCGGCGCCCCGACCCTGCGACTGCGCGGCGACTACCTCGCCATCGTCACCCTCGGCTTCGGTGAGATCTTCCGCCTCGCCGTCCTCAACATGGACGGCACCTCCGGCCCCGACATCACCAACGGCTCCAACGGCATCTCCTCGATCCCGAACCTCAACATCCTCGGCTTCGACTTCGGCCAGGAACACACCATCGCCGGGTTCACCATCGCCCGGTTCGCCAACTACTTCTTCCTCATGCTGCTCATCACGCTCGTCGTGGTCGTCGTCTTCCGACGCAGCAGCGACTCCCGCATCGGCCGCGCCTGGATCGCCATCCGCGAGGACGAAACCGCGGCACTCGCCATGGGCATCAACGGCTTCCGCGTCAAGCTCATCGCCTTCGCCCTCGGCGCCGCACTCGCCGGCCTCGCCGGCACCGTCCAGGCCCACGTCACCTACACCGTGACCCCCGAGCAGTACCAGTTCGCCCACGTCGTCCCGCCCAACTCCGCGTTCCTCCTCGCCGCAGTCGTCCTCGGCGGCATGGGCACCATCAGCGGACCCCTCGTCGGCGCCGCACTGCTCTACCTCATCCCGGCCAAGCTCCAGTTCCTCGGCGACTACCAGCTCTTCGCCTTCGGACTCGCACTCGTCCTGCTCATGCGGTTCCGCCCCGAGGGCCTCATCCCCAACCGGCGCCGCCAGCTCGAATTCCACGAAGAGGCCGAAGCACCCACAGTCCTCAGCAAGGCAGGGGCCTGACCCATGACCACCGACACCACCACCAAGGACGCCACACCCGGCGCCAACGCCCCCGGCGAGACCGTCCTCGACGCACGCGGCGTCACCATGCGCTTCGGCGGCCTCACCGCCGTACGCAACGTCAACCTCACCGTCAACAGCGGCGAGATCGTCGGACTCATCGGCCCCAACGGCGCCGGCAAGACGACCTTCTTCAACTGCCTCACCGGCCTCTACATCCCCACCGAGGGAGAGGTCCGCTACAAAGGCCAGGTCCTGCCGCCCAAGTCCTTCAAGGTCACCGCGGCCGGCATCGCCCGCACCTTCCAGAACATCCGCCTCTTCGCCAACATGACGGTCCTGGAGAACGTCCTCGTCGGACGCCACACCCGCACCAAGGAAGGCCTCTGGTCCGCCCTCCTGCGCGGCCCCGGCTTCCACAAGGCCGAAGCCGCCTCCCGCGACCGCGCCATGGAACTCCTCGCGTTCGTCGGACTCGACGCCAAGGCCGAACACCTCGCCCGCAACCTCCCCTACGGCGAACAGCGCAAGCTGGAGATCGCCCGGGCACTCGCGAGCGAACCCGGCCTGCTCCTCCTCGACGAGCCCACCGCCGGCATGAACCCCCAGGAGACGCGAGCCACCGAAGAACTGGTCTTCGCCATCCGCGACCAGGGCATCGCCGTCCTCGTCATCGAGCACGACATGCGGTTCATCTTCAACCTCTGCGACCGCGTCGCCGTCCTCGTCCAAGGCGAAAAACTCGTCGAAGGCGACAGCGCCACCGTGCAGGGCGACGAACGCGTCGTCGCCGCCTACCTCGGCGAACCCTTCGAGGACGCACCCGGCAAGGACGAGATCGCCGAGGTCGAAGCCGCCGAAGCACACGCCGAGGCCTCGAACGACGCCGCGCCCGGCAAGGAGAACGACCGATGACCGCACTGCTCGAAGTAGAGGACCTCCGGGTCGCCTACGGCAAGATCGAAGCCGTCAAGGGCATCTCCTTCAAGGTCGACGCCGGCGAGGTCGTCACCCTCATCGGCACCAACGGCGCCGGCAAGACCACCACCCTGCGCACCCTCTCGGGCCTCCTCAAGCCCGTCGGCGGCCAGGTCAAGTTCAACGGCAAGTCACTCAAGAAGATCCCCGCGCACGACATCGTCGCGCTCGGCCTCGCCCACTCCCCCGAGGGGCGGCACATCTTCCCGCGCATGACCATCGAGGACAACCTCCGCCTCGGTGCCTTCCTGCGCAACGACAAGCCCGGCATCGAGAAGGACATCCAGCGCGCCTACGACCTCTTCCCCATCCTGGGCGAACGCCGTAAGCAAGCCGCGGGAACCCTCTCCGGTGGTGAGCAGCAGATGCTGGCCATGGGCCGCGCGCTCATGTCCCAGCCCAAGCTGCTCATGCTCGACGAGCCCTCCATGGGCCTCTCCCCCATCATGATGCAGAAGATCATGGCCACCATCGCCGAACTGAAGTCCCAGGGCACCACCATCCTGCTCGTCGAGCAGAACGCCCAAGCGGCGCTCTCCCTCGCCGACCAGGGCCACGTCATGGAGATCGGCAAGATCGTCCTCTCCGGCACGGGCTCCGACCTGCTGGTCGACGAGTCGGTCCGCAAGGCCTACCTCGGCGAGGACTAGCCTCCGGCCTCCGGCCCGTACACGACGAGGCCCGCACCCCCTTTCAGGTAGGGGGTGCGGGCCTCGTCCTCGTTCTTGGTGAGGGCGGGCGAGATCAGCCCTTCGCCGCCTTCTTCTCCTCCGCGTCCCGGATGACCGCCTCCGCCACCTGCTGCATCGACATCCGACGATCCATCGACGTCTTCTGGATCCACCGGAACGCCGCCGGCTCCGTCAACCCGTACTCCGTCTGCAGGATCGCCTTCGCCCGGTCCACCAGCTTCCGCGTCTCCAGCCGCAGCGTGAGGTCGGCGACCTCCTTCTCCAGCTCCTTCAACTCCGTGAACCGCGAGACAGCCATCTCGATCGCCGGCACGACATCACTCTTGCTGAACGGCTTCACCAAGTACGCCATCGCACCCGCGTCCCGGGCGCGCTCCACCAGGTCCCGCTGCGAGAACGCGGTCAGCATCAGCACCGGCGCGATGCGCTCCTCGGCGATCTTCTCCGCCGCCGAGATCCCGTCCATCTTCGGCATCTTCACATCCAGGATCACCAGATCCGGCTGGTGCTCCCGGGCCAGCTCGACGGCCTGCTCCCCGTCACCGGCCTCGCCCACGACGGAGTAGCCCTCCTCTTCGAGCATCTCCTTGAGATCGAGACGGATCAACGCCTCGTCCTCGGCGATGACGACACGGGTCGTCAGCGGAGGCACGTGCGACTTGTCGTCGTCGGGCGCGTCGAGGGGCTGGGGCGACTCGGGGGCGGTCACGTGGGCTCCTTGTTCGGGGCAGGGGTACTGCTGAGGAGCAGGGTACCTAGCTGCGAGTGGCTCCGGTGAACCGGTACACTTCCCGCAGCTACATGGCTTGCCCGGTTGGAGGAACTGGTCAGACTCGCGGTGCTCAAACCACCGTGCCTTAGGGCATGTGGGTTCGAATCCCACACCGGGCACTTCAGAAGCGGATGTTCACATTCTCGTGAACATCCGCTTTTTGCTGCGCACTGTCGCGATCAGTCACCGAGAGTGGCCGCATGTACGACATCAGCACACGCGAGCGAGCACTCGCGTTGGTTGCTCAGGGCCGCAGCCTCAACTCCGTGAGCCGAGAGACTGGCGTCTCGCGATCGGCGATCCGGTGTTGGCTGACTCGGATCGAACCCCTTGCACGCACGCCTCCCTGCATCCGGTGCCGGGACACACCAGGAACACCGGAAGACTCCGCGGCCTACGCCTACCTGCTCGGCCTCTATCTGGGCGACGGCTACATCATCTCCAAACCGCGGCAGCACTACCTGATGGTCACGTGTACGGCATCCTGGCCCGGTCTGATCGATGCAGCCGAGGACGCCATGCGCCGGGTTTTACCCTGGCCCAGGTCAGCCGAATCCAGCGAGCGGGCTGCGTCGACGTGAAGTCCTTCACCAAGCACTGGACTTGCCTCTTCCCTCAGCACGGCACTGGCAAGAAGCACGAGCGCACCATCGCCCTCGCCCCCTGGCAGCAGGCCATCGTCGACGCCCACCCCTGGGAGTTCGTCCGAGGTCTGATCCACTCCGACGGCTGTCGCCTGACCAACTGGACGACCCGCCTCGTCGCCGGTGAGCGCAAGCGCTACGAGTACCCGCGGTACTTCTTCACCAACAAGTCCGATGACATCCGGCAGCTCTACACCGACACCCTCGACACGCTGGGCGTCGAGTGGACGCACTGCACCCGCGACGGCAACCCGTACAACATCTCCGTCGCCAAGAAGGCCTCCGTCGCCCTCATGGACACCCACGTCGGCCCCAAGTACTGACGCCCTAGGCGGGGCCGGCCGCCTCGCCGATGTGGTGGACGCGGACCATGTTCGTCGTGCCCGCGACGCCCGGTGGGGAGCCCGCCGTGATCACCACCACGTCGCCCTTCTCGCAGCGGCCGTACCGCAGCAGCAGCTCGTCCACCTGGTCGACCATCGCGTCCGTACTGTCCGCGTGCGGGCCGAGGAACGTCTCCACGCCCCACGTCAGGCTCAGCTGCGAGCGCGTCGCCGGGTCCGGGGTGAAGGCCAGCAGGGGGATCGGGGAGCGGTAGCGGGAGAGGCGCCGCGCCGTGTCGCCGGACTGGCTGAAGGCGACCAGGAACTTCGCGTCGAGGAAGTCGCCGATCTCGGCCGCCGCTCGGGCGACCGCGCCGCCCTGGGTGCGGGGTTTGTTGTGCTCGGTGAGGGGTGGGAGACCCTTCGCCAGCATCTCCTCCTCCGCCGCCGTCACGATGCGGCCCATCGTGCGGACCGTCTCCACCGCGTACTTGCCGACGCTCGTCTCGCCGGAGAGCATCACCGCGTCCGTGCCGTCGAGTACCGCGTTGGCGACGTCGCTGACCTCGGCGCGGGTCGGGCGGGAGTGGTGGATCATCGAGTCGAGCATCTGGGTGGCGACGATGACCGGCTTGGCGTTGCGCTTGGCGAGTTTGATCGTGCGTTTCTGGACCAGTGGGACCTGCTCCAGGGGCATTTCCACGCCCAGGTCGCCGCGCGCGACCATGACCCCGTCGAAGGCCGCGACGATCTCGTCGATGTTGTCGACCGCCTGCGGTTTCTCGATCTTGGCGATGACGGGGAGTCGGCGGCCTTCCTCGTCCATGATCTGGTGGACGCGTTCGATGTCCCGGCCGGAGCGGACGAAGGACAGAGCGATGACGTCGAAGCCCGTGCGCAGGGCCCAGCGGAGGTCTTCCTCGTCCTTCGTGGAGAGGGCGGGGACCGAGACGGCGACGCCGGGCAGGTTGAGGCCCTTGTGGTCGGAGATCATTCCGCCTTCGACGACCTTGGTGTGGACGTGGGGGCCGTCGACGGCCGTGACTTCCAGGGTGACTTTGCCGTCGTCGACGAGGATCTGTTCGCCGGGGGTGACGTCGGCGGCGAGGCCGGCGTAGGTCGTGCCGCAGCCCTCGCTGTCGCCGGTCGCGCCCTCTTCGACGGTGAGGGTGAAGGTGTCGTCGCGTTCGAGGAGTACGGGGCCTTCGGTGAAGCGGCCGAGGCGGATCTTGGGGCCTTGGAGGTCGGCGAGGGTGCCGACGCTGCGGCCGGTCTCGTCGGCGGCCTTGCGGACGCACTGGTAGCGCGCGTCGTGTTCGGCGTGGCCGCCGTGGCTGAGGTTGAAGCGGGCGATGTCCATGCCGGCCTCGACCAGTGCCTTGATCTGGTCGTACGAGTCGGTGGCGGGCCCGAGGGTGCAGACGATCTTTGCTCGGCGCATGGTGCGAGCCTATGGCTTACCCGCCGGTAGCGACTTGGCGGAGCGTGACTACTCAACGGCCTTCTGGTGAAGGGTAATTGACAAGCAGTCACCTGTTTGGGGAGGGCCTGTCACAGGCGTGGCGGGTGCATCGTGAAGCGGGCGTTGACCTGTGCGTGGACGCGTTGGCGTTGGGGTTCGAGGTCGAGGGGTGCGGCGTCGGTGTCGTCTGCGCCCTTGGCGCGGGCGGAGCGCATGAGGCCGCCGGGGGCGCCCGGGCGGAGGGGTTGGGGGGCTTCGGCGCCGATGTCGGCGAGTTCGACGAGGGCGGCGAGGGTGGTGCCGAGGGCTTCGGCGTATTCGCGGGCGCGCTGGACGGCTTCGGTGACGGCTTTCTGCCTGGCTTTCCGGTGGGCGGGTGAGTCGGGGCGGAGGGACCACCAGGGGCCGTCGACGCGGGTGAGGTCGAGGTCGGCGAGGCGGGTGGTGAGTTCGCCGAGTGCGGTGAAGTCGGTGAGTTCGGCGGTGATGTGGACGCGGCCGTGGTAGGCCTGGATGCGTTCTCCTCGGCCCTTCTCCTTGAGTTCGGGGGTGATGGAGAAGGCGCCGGTCTCCAGTCGTTCGACTGCTTCGCCGTAGGTCTTGACCAGGTCGAGGACGGTGGTGTTGCGGCGGGTGAGGTCGTCGAGGGCGGCGCGCCGGTCCTTGCCGCGGGCGAGGACGGTGACTCCGATGCGGGCTATCTCGGGGTCGACGTCGAGGCGGGCTTCGCCGCGTACGGCGATGCGGGGCGCGTCGGGGGTGCCGTAGGGGACGGCGGTGGGCTGGGCTTCCTCTGGACTGGTGGTCATACGCCCCACTCTGTCACTGATGGCCTGGTGGCGGGTGTTGTCGGTCACCAGATCGCAACCTGGGGGGTCTGTTGCGGTGGGGGCGGGTCGGGTCAGAATCTACGCGCGTTGTGGCGTCGGCCGTCGGCCGTGTCTACGCGCGTTGCGATCGTCCGTTCCTCCGAGGAGTGCCCCGAGATGCCCTTGAACCGCCGGAAGTTCCTGAAGAAGTCGGCCGTGACCGGTGCGGGTGTGGCCGTCGCCGGTACGGCGCTCGCTCCGAGCGCTCAGGCGGCCGAGGTGAAGCCCGAGGGGAAGCGGGCCCCGAAGCGGTACAGCTTCACCGTGATGGGGACGACCGACCTGCACGGGAACGTCTTCAACTGGGACTACTTCACGGACAAGGAGTTCGACGACAAGGCGCACAACGACGTCGGTCTGGCGAAGATCTCCACGCTGGTGAACCGGATCCGCAAGGAGAAGGGGCGCCGGAACACGCTGCTCATCGACGCCGGTGACACCATTCAGGGCACGCAGCTGTCGTACTACTACGCGAAGGTGGACCCGATCACCGCCAAGGGTGGTCCGGTGCATCCGATGGCGCAGGCCATGAACGCGATCGACTACGACGCGGCGGCACTGGGCAACCACGAGTTCAACTACGGCATCCCGGTGCTGCGGAAGTTCCAGGAGCAGTGTCGTTTCCCGTTGCTGGGGGCGAACGCGCTGGACGCGAAGACGCTGCGGCCGGCTTTCCCGCCGTACAGCATGCACCGGTTGCGTACGCCGCACGGACGTGATGTGAAGGTGGCGGTGCTGGGGCTGACGAACCCGGGGATCGCGATCTGGGACAAGGCGAACGTGCAGGGGAAGATGACGTTCCCGGGGCTGGAGGAGCAGGCGGCGAAGTGGGTGCCGAAGCTGCGGTCGATGGGGGCGGACGTCGTCATCGTGTCGGCGCACAGCGGTTCGTCGGGGACGTCGTCGTACGGTGACCAGTTGCCGTACATCGAGAACGCCGCCGGGCTGGTCGCCGAGCAGGTGCCGGGGATCGACGCGATTCTCGTCGGGCACGCGCACACGGAGATTCCGGAGTACTTCGTCACCAACAAGGAGACGGGTAAGCAGGTCGTGCTGTCGGAGCCGTTGAAGTGGGGGCAGCGGCTGACGCTGTTCGACTT
This genomic stretch from Streptomyces deccanensis harbors:
- the pyk gene encoding pyruvate kinase, which gives rise to MRRAKIVCTLGPATDSYDQIKALVEAGMDIARFNLSHGGHAEHDARYQCVRKAADETGRSVGTLADLQGPKIRLGRFTEGPVLLERDDTFTLTVEEGATGDSEGCGTTYAGLAADVTPGEQILVDDGKVTLEVTAVDGPHVHTKVVEGGMISDHKGLNLPGVAVSVPALSTKDEEDLRWALRTGFDVIALSFVRSGRDIERVHQIMDEEGRRLPVIAKIEKPQAVDNIDEIVAAFDGVMVARGDLGVEMPLEQVPLVQKRTIKLAKRNAKPVIVATQMLDSMIHHSRPTRAEVSDVANAVLDGTDAVMLSGETSVGKYAVETVRTMGRIVTAAEEEMLAKGLPPLTEHNKPRTQGGAVARAAAEIGDFLDAKFLVAFSQSGDTARRLSRYRSPIPLLAFTPDPATRSQLSLTWGVETFLGPHADSTDAMVDQVDELLLRYGRCEKGDVVVITAGSPPGVAGTTNMVRVHHIGEAAGPA
- a CDS encoding SIMPL domain-containing protein, whose amino-acid sequence is MTTSPEEAQPTAVPYGTPDAPRIAVRGEARLDVDPEIARIGVTVLARGKDRRAALDDLTRRNTTVLDLVKTYGEAVERLETGAFSITPELKEKGRGERIQAYHGRVHITAELTDFTALGELTTRLADLDLTRVDGPWWSLRPDSPAHRKARQKAVTEAVQRAREYAEALGTTLAALVELADIGAEAPQPLRPGAPGGLMRSARAKGADDTDAAPLDLEPQRQRVHAQVNARFTMHPPRL
- a CDS encoding 5'-nucleotidase C-terminal domain-containing protein produces the protein MPLNRRKFLKKSAVTGAGVAVAGTALAPSAQAAEVKPEGKRAPKRYSFTVMGTTDLHGNVFNWDYFTDKEFDDKAHNDVGLAKISTLVNRIRKEKGRRNTLLIDAGDTIQGTQLSYYYAKVDPITAKGGPVHPMAQAMNAIDYDAAALGNHEFNYGIPVLRKFQEQCRFPLLGANALDAKTLRPAFPPYSMHRLRTPHGRDVKVAVLGLTNPGIAIWDKANVQGKMTFPGLEEQAAKWVPKLRSMGADVVIVSAHSGSSGTSSYGDQLPYIENAAGLVAEQVPGIDAILVGHAHTEIPEYFVTNKETGKQVVLSEPLKWGQRLTLFDFELVWSKGCWKVEKVAAQVLNSNTVEEDPVIVKMLGDEHEKVVAYVNQVIGTNAAEMTSVEAPYKDVAIIDLINHIQADTVKQALSATEYGSLPVLSQAAAFSRSAVIPAGDVTIRDVAGLYVFENTLEARLMTGAQMKAYLEYSANYFVQTAADAVVDPAKLTNANGTPDYNYDAVSGLSYEIDIAKPAGSRITNVRFEGAPLADEQKFVFAVNNYRANGGGNFPHVAAAQLLWSNSDEIRNTMIAWVKAKGSIDPADFASVDWKLTRNGTPVF